One region of Bernardetia sp. genomic DNA includes:
- the tpiA gene encoding triose-phosphate isomerase → MRQKIVAGNWKMNLIKEEAQSLTAEIVGMSNDELGTNQNGVKLILCPSFVHISTIKSLFKNVKNVHLGAQNVASQAEGAYTGEVSAEMLVSYQVEYVIIGHSERRQYFKETNQEIAQKIDLIFGNGMLPIFCCGETLELREEGNHIEFIKNQISESLFHLPASKFEKVVIAYEPIWAIGTGKTASSEQAQEIHAAIREHIASKYGQEIADKTPILYGGSCKPSNAKELFACADVDGGLIGGAALKSRDFIEIAKSF, encoded by the coding sequence ATGCGTCAAAAAATTGTAGCAGGAAATTGGAAAATGAATCTTATAAAAGAAGAAGCTCAAAGCCTTACTGCTGAAATCGTTGGAATGAGCAACGACGAGCTAGGAACAAATCAAAATGGGGTAAAACTTATTCTTTGTCCTTCTTTTGTACATATTTCTACTATCAAGTCACTTTTTAAAAATGTTAAAAATGTTCACTTAGGGGCTCAAAATGTAGCTTCTCAAGCAGAGGGAGCATATACAGGTGAAGTATCAGCAGAAATGCTTGTGTCTTATCAAGTTGAATATGTAATTATAGGGCATAGTGAAAGAAGACAATATTTTAAAGAAACAAATCAAGAAATTGCTCAAAAAATAGATTTGATTTTTGGTAACGGTATGCTACCCATTTTTTGTTGTGGTGAAACGTTGGAGCTAAGAGAAGAAGGAAACCACATTGAATTTATCAAGAATCAGATTTCAGAAAGCCTTTTTCATTTACCTGCTTCTAAGTTTGAAAAAGTTGTGATTGCTTACGAACCTATTTGGGCTATTGGAACAGGAAAAACAGCTTCTAGTGAGCAAGCTCAAGAAATCCACGCAGCTATAAGAGAACATATTGCAAGCAAATATGGACAAGAAATTGCTGATAAAACTCCAATCCTTTATGGTGGAAGCTGTAAGCCAAGCAATGCAAAAGAACTCTTTGCTTGTGCTGATGTAGATGGAGGACTTATAGGAGGAGCTGCTC
- the yaaA gene encoding peroxide stress protein YaaA — MITILSPSKTQDFEKPNRTAIHTQPEFVLDSKELLETLQEKTVEELQEVMQVSERLAFLNYNRFQDIQFPFTPEYDRQAIIAFRGDVYDGLDVDSLTEDDLYFAHGNLRILSGFYGILRPLDLIQPYRLEMGTPLKTKRGNSLYKFWDKFLTDYFNTRYQDDVIINLASKEYSKAIVNRHLKLGVITPVFKEEKNGELRTVAIFAKRARGKMARYIVQNRVKQASKLKNFEEDGYHFDSELSSDTEWVFRRVQPKKIDTKPIKKSKKVASQEEE; from the coding sequence ATGATAACTATACTCTCTCCTTCCAAAACTCAAGACTTTGAAAAACCCAACCGAACAGCGATACATACTCAGCCCGAATTTGTATTAGATAGTAAGGAACTTTTAGAGACTCTACAAGAAAAAACAGTTGAAGAATTGCAAGAGGTAATGCAAGTGAGTGAGAGACTGGCATTTCTAAACTACAATCGCTTTCAAGACATACAATTTCCCTTTACTCCAGAATATGATAGGCAAGCAATTATTGCCTTCCGTGGTGATGTGTATGATGGTTTGGATGTAGATTCGCTTACCGAAGATGATTTGTATTTTGCACACGGAAACTTGCGTATTCTTTCTGGTTTTTATGGCATTTTACGTCCCCTTGACCTCATTCAGCCCTATCGCCTAGAAATGGGAACACCCTTAAAAACCAAAAGAGGCAATAGTTTATACAAATTTTGGGATAAATTCTTGACAGATTATTTCAACACTCGTTATCAAGATGATGTAATAATAAACTTGGCTTCCAAAGAATATTCTAAAGCAATCGTAAACAGGCATTTGAAACTAGGTGTGATTACCCCTGTGTTTAAAGAAGAGAAAAATGGAGAACTCCGAACAGTCGCTATTTTTGCAAAACGAGCAAGAGGTAAAATGGCTCGTTATATTGTTCAAAATAGAGTTAAGCAGGCAAGCAAATTGAAAAACTTTGAAGAAGATGGCTATCATTTTGACTCAGAATTGTCTTCTGATACAGAATGGGTTTTCAGAAGAGTACAGCCTAAAAAAATAGATACCAAGCCAATTAAGAAGTCTAAAAAAGTAGCTTCTCAAGAAGAAGAGTAA
- a CDS encoding HNH endonuclease encodes MVSRKVLVLNADYRAISVCSVAKAFLLVYLQKAETVNTVQGGFIQTVNKAFAAPSVIRLNSYINIPYRGVMLTRQNIFKRDGNQCVYCNSTKDLTLDHVVPRSQGGKTSWTNLVSACQRCNAKKSDFSLEDVGMTLPYKPFKPTFVMFLREFSRMGDENWKPYLQHA; translated from the coding sequence ATGGTTAGTCGGAAAGTTTTAGTATTGAATGCAGATTATCGTGCTATTTCAGTGTGTAGTGTGGCCAAAGCCTTTTTGCTTGTCTATCTACAAAAAGCTGAAACAGTAAATACCGTACAAGGAGGTTTTATCCAAACTGTAAATAAGGCTTTTGCTGCCCCTTCTGTCATTCGCCTAAATTCATACATCAATATTCCGTACAGAGGAGTAATGCTCACACGTCAAAACATTTTCAAACGAGACGGAAATCAGTGTGTGTACTGCAACAGCACCAAAGACCTTACCTTAGACCACGTTGTACCTCGTTCACAAGGGGGAAAAACTTCTTGGACAAACTTGGTAAGTGCTTGTCAGCGTTGCAATGCAAAGAAAAGTGATTTCAGTCTTGAAGATGTAGGCATGACACTTCCTTACAAGCCGTTTAAGCCTACTTTTGTAATGTTTTTGCGTGAGTTTTCAAGAATGGGAGATGAAAATTGGAAACCGTATCTACAACACGCCTAA